The Helicoverpa armigera isolate CAAS_96S chromosome 7, ASM3070526v1, whole genome shotgun sequence genomic sequence TGTCACGAGCTTTCACTCCTTTCAGAATTTTCTCTCTAGAACAgaaacattatgtcaaaaagtgtttttatgatATTACGTTCAATATAAGGTCGTTATTTAGGTAGATAATTATGTGTTGAACATTATGACTGGCTTGACTAACTACAGATTCATAGTAGaagcaataaaatatcaagttaATGGGGGTTAATGCAGAATATGGTGAGGTTACTATTTTTACAAAGTTTCAACTGTGTTAATGcgttaatatataatttttgggTAGTGATAATGAATACATACGCTTTCTCATCAATTGGCGGCAACAATCCTTGGTTAGATAGAAACATATCATGAGATCTTTTGAGAGATCTAAACACCAAAGTGTGTACCGAGTGTTTTATCACATCTTCCgacattttgtttgtatattgtACTTTCTAGATTATCCTTAATAAGAATTgcactaaaattaatattataataacttaaaTTATCAGGAATTTCTCATATTTAACAGAATTTTAGCCAATACAAACAATGCGTGCACGGGGGAAGCGTGTCgtgtcaaaatcaaatcaaaatgacAGTGTCAACGTCAAACTAATGTTTGTGCAATGTTGTATGTTGTGCAATCGGTTTTGTTCggaaatatttcattgtttgaattgAAAATCAGTTTGATGGCGTTTTCATAATGTTATCTAATGCAACCGTCGAAAATGTTCTGATTACTTTTAGCACTCATGATAAACTACCTGTTGCCAGTAGGTTATGCCTTTAACGGAAGTAGGGAACCAATTTCATGTCTGTGCTGTTGACCTTTATGGATAAAGGGGCTGGGATTTGGTTACAACAAATGGGTAAGAAAagcaagataaataataatattttattgacaagtACAAAAATTCGTGATacatattgtataaaataaaatattctaacaaaTATTACAGATGCTAGCTGTTTATTGATTATAATAGACATGCAGTATTAAGTCACATTGACTGTGTGATGAATGACTAGAAAGTATTACAGTAATTTTAGACTAGTTTTAGAGACAGAATAGCATATAATACAATtgcacattaaaataaataaattcgttaaaaatctatgttatTTACAGTAAATAAACTATTGTCTACCGAGTTACAATTACGTTCGCGTACACAGGCTATTCGTGTTAAGTTTATGGACACCGATGCACTTCGTAAGCTTGGTTCTACACCTTTACACCTACTACATTAATTACATAGATTTCATACTTCTCCAGATAATTACAAAAACTTTTCGTtactttgtttaaattattatcggAAGAAGTATTCAAACCACCGTTATATTATAGTGTGCTATTTTTGTAAACTTCCAATTATGAACTAGTTATGCGGAAAAGCGTTCTAAGTATAATGTCCAGAGCTGATTTTAAAACTTTAGTCCAGGTGCCAAATGTCTGAACTAAACGGATCAGAGAAAAGTGGTCCTCAAACGAGACGATCAACATTCGAGTTCTCGATCGACTGCCAATCGTAATCGATATCGGTAGAATCGGCGACGGAGAATACCGCGCCACTTTCGGTTCAGATGGCCGATTTCTCCGGATTATTTGCATCACTGACTCGGCGGGAGTGAGGGGCCCTCCTGAGAGTGCGTGGCTGGAGGTTCAGAGGTGGCAGGTTGGGGCGTTCGATCCTCGTTGGGGAGGACACGAGAGGCCTCCCACGGCGGAGAGTGTCCATGCCATTGCGAAAGTATTCTTCTGTCCTGTCACTGTAGCTTTCGATCAAAGGTGCTGGGTCTTCGTATTCTACGTTGAAGTGTCGTGGGATGGCGAGGTCTTCGGGAGGGCCGAGTTTGTACAGTGGGGGTTCCACACACTCGTAGTGGTGGTCTTCAGTCTCGTCGTGTGGGTACGTGTCGGCCACGAAGTGCCGCGTGCCGCGAGGAGTGAGTGCTGCCCAGAGCACTCGGGAGTCTATCGCGGCACCTCCGTATAGAGCATTGGAGCCCGAAGCTTTACCAGTACCGCTTTTACAACCTCCTCGCGCCCTGTCGAGAAAAAACCCATGAGATTTTTTCCAACTGGAagggaaagaaaataaaaagtaagaaTCAAGATGAAAGAAATAAAGAGATAAACTTTAGAGATTTCATAATGTGTTAAGAAAAAGATTTTCAAAAGCGTGAAACTATCAGAAGACATGTTTTTGAATATAGATACATTTTGTAACAAAGATGAAGAAAAAGAGAAAGCAGAGATGTACTCACTCTCTACATTTGAGGAGAAACAGCGCCAGTAGTGCCGCTATGCAGAGAACAGCTATGCAGCAGGTGATCAGCACCAGGAACCATGTGTCATCATTAGTGGCTGGCTCTGAAAACATTACAAGTTTACAGATGAAATATGGCAACATGCAGTTAATATGTCCAAGGTGTTGAACAGCAATAAGGAAGGATATAAGAGACGTAACTGAACCACCAATGGCGATGATAGATTCGTGGCCATGTGGAAGATACATAGATTGATAATCTCTTAAAAAGATTGAatacctcctttttgggaagtcgttcAAAAATGCCTCATGCTTTAAACTAATACTCTCCGGGTCATATAAAACCTCGGAGAATAGCTACTATAGTCCAAAGAAAGTGAAAACAACATACGTATCTCACCATGTCTGGGTAGCTCATGGTATTCCACTCCTGGGAACAGCGAGTTCTCCTCGTTGTTCCTGCTGGTGGGGCACTTGGAGGCTCGGCAGGGAGGCGTGAGGTTGGCGGCACTGGCCAGGAAGGCGGGCAGGGGGGGCGGAGGCATGTGTAAGATGGAGTCCGGAGGGGGGCCCAGGGACAGGCATTCTGCCCCGCAAGACATCCTGTAAAAAAATGTTcatgtaggtaactattttttattttcgttgtaGATCGTATATACTCGTAggtgaaaaaagaaaataatatgaagAAAGAGAATAGAACTcgtatttatataaattgatatttttgtatttatttacattgtaaacAGCTTTTACTTTATTAGCTAAGTTTAATTAACGTACGGCTtaattaaagtagtttttttattcataatttcgCGCGCTCCTAATTCACTTATGGAAGGATAGATATGTATATCTACTTTTTTTAATCGAtagaatgaaattaaattaaaacttcacctcattttgttttatttcacttactATGAGGCCACTacgtaaatacttatttatttaatgtttactgatgcgttatatttattcaagaaaatTAATCGTCTCCTTCATCGACAAATTAcactttaatttaataaacaaagaCGAAACAGAAATATCTCCGATAAGCATCTTGCGGCAAAGAAAATCCGGAACAAGAAAATTGTAACTTCACACAAAGAAAACGTCCTTACAAAAATAGCCAAAATAAATGGCCTATCCCATGAAATAGCAACGCAACTCGATCTACACTACATACGAAACACAATAGTAACAAACAGACtcactttttaatattatttatagactTTTCACACAAAACAGATGCACTTTACTCGGCTCTCGTATTACACTTGCTAAAAATTTGGTCCATCGGATGCAGGGCGCAGGCGCGAACCCGTACCATAACGTTTACAAACGAGTAAAAACTATACTACACATTCATTTATCATAAATCCATTGCTGGTTTTCACTGACCACGTAATGGAAACTGTTCTACAAACGCAGCAATGTATGCTGCAGCAGTTACTTAGCACGCATTTTGACGATTACACTTAATGTCATAATAAGGGGTACATTATTGATTCACGCACGCGCGGGAAGGGATTTTGACCCTCGAGTTAAGGGTGGTAAATAAAAGGTCGAAacgaaataacaattttattgttatctcCCTCTATTGCAATAAATCTAGGAAGAAGTGAAGAGTGTAAATAATGTGGAATTAGATTTTAGAAAATTGCAAATGATTGGAGTAGGGTTTAATCGAGTTGCAAATTAATAGACAGTTGAAGCAAGGGGATATCTTTAAACTTATTAAGATTACCACAATAGATCAGCAGTTAAAACGCAGCTTTGTAAGCGAAAGATAGTGACTTCGATACCTAAGATTCTGCTTAGGTATGGGTACTAGCATAGGTAGTCGAAGACTTACTAACATTACTTTGTTAAAACGGATTGACGTTTAACTGTCTGCCACGCTTTCATATAAAATGCTGGACCGATTTAGGTGAATTTGATACGCATCTCTATCGCTATTCAGCTATATTGTCCTGACAATGGAAAAGATCTCGGAAAAATTAATGGAAACAGCTTGAGACGATAATTCTCCTAACAATAAATTATCGTCACAACCTACAGGGTGGACGCGCCCTAACATAATACTGATACATATGAATATTTCAATACTGTCAACGGTCTGCCTTATATGCgacaccggaaaataacaagactcgtaagttgataAATTTTCTAGGTAATTGATCAACTCTAAATTAATAAACGGCAgttgaaatgtaatattttccgaaaaaaaatatcaacttacgagtcttgttatttttcGGTGACATATGTATAATATGGAGGATACatattcttgtttgtttgttgaaaaaTTGATCTGATTTcgcttttggaaagctacactctacCGAGAAACATAAGCTATGTGTAAACAGCTAGtgtttttattaacaaactTCTATAAATAGtctttattaactttaaatCCATTTCCGATACACGTGCTTCTCTCCAATTAAAGCCGACAAGgtcaaattgaaaaaataaactttaattaattccgCTACGGgtgattaaattttaatattgcatgTTTTTCACGGAGAAGTGGTATAAATGCAAGTTATTACTTGCCAATGTCGAGGTCACGTTCCAATGAACTTTCCAGCTTTATTAACTTACTTATTTGTATGGGAGATACGTCTGTTAATATGGGAAATCCGTAGGATGGCGGATAGTAATAAGTACGTGAATGAGatagttaattttaaagattataaaaaaGCTATCCAATGGAATGATTTTCAATTCAATCTCAAAAAACGCCAGCTTTTTCCTATCCTTTTTAAAGATGTTTGAGTCGGCATCCAAAGTggaagcagctgagtaccagtggtttattttacatagagcgactacctatctaaccCCTAATTCCCTTTGTAATACTTGTCGTCAGGCTTGTTCAAATGACAATCGCGATATGCAAATTTAACGTGCTGTCCGAAATAAGCCTTGCTTTACTAGTCGAGCTATTACATTTCTACTCATGTGCTCACGTGTCACAGCAATTAACTCTTAGTAGATCAGTAAGCTTACTAACACTCGTGCTTATTACATTTCACGACATTTCTTTGTGTTGTCCTATCACAATGATTCAATTGACCCCCTGTTTCAACAGAACAAGTCTTCTCATTATTTTCGGAGAAatttttcttattgtttatttgattagGCTAATTGATCCTGTTTGTTTGGCCTAAGTAGTTTGGCATTTAGTGTAAGTATTATGATGGAGTGTAGATGGTCGCACAAAGGCGTGTAATTTTTAAACGACGAAGTACAGGGTATGGTAAATTATACGTAGAAAGTTTATTCTCAATTTATCactatttatatataaaatatgaacCTATCTACTGAAATCTCCTACCCTATAAcgctttaaaattgaaataaagttAACGTTACCTATTTTCATGCAAATTTTCGTGAGTATAATAATGTCAGTACGACAAAAAGTATCTAACAAAATTCCCAataagtatgtaagtacctCTGAAAAATTCTGTGTTGATAAATGGAATTGGGTAAAGAGATCTGATCGATTGCTTACACAAAGCAAAGTAAAATGTGCTAACCTTAGGCATTCTCAATACACGTAACAACTCAAAAAGCTTTGTattaacgtaaataaataacggTACGAAAGTTTTCTAGCACAAAGAGGCTTGTTGTTACAAAACCTGCCTTTGTGATGCAATGAGGTTATCCATAAAAGATATGTTGGcatagttttcaataaatagttcagctttaaatgttttacttaatgttagaactacatacatacctacaagtAAAGTTAGagtatgataaaaatatgaatatgaaattgaaattcagagtgtgtttattttatttcattacttttGTTGTGAACAAAACTCTAGGAACTTAATAGTGTATATAAAAAGCCATTTTCCAacctcaaaaatcatcaaaaaattaattaaaaacgcaATGGAAATAACCGCCACATTGCCGGTGTTCTCATAAATTGTTCAGAAcgaaaacaatcatggcgtctgCCGGTATGACGTCAACAAGATGGCGCGTCCATTGATAAAACGCGGCGCGGCGTGCGTCACATCCGCGTGTAGCGCGCATGCGTCAAGTTATACAACCATTGATAGAGAGTGGGGCGCTTTGTAGCTTGCGACGAGCTTACGATTTATAGAGCTTTTGGCTATAggaaaataaaagtttgtattaTACTGTTAACTGCTGAAAATAGCTGGCAAACACActtattttctcttttattaCGCTTAAAACTGCCTAACATTTTGAGTTGCTAATCGCTGTCACTGTCACGTCGAAGCTATTCAGCTGTAACTTTACGAAAGCGTATAAGTACTAGGAGGAAGGTTTATTTGACCCGTTAAATAAAGAACAAGAACCCAATCCTGCCcagttattgtttttaatgtcCTTAAATCATTGATACAATTGTagcatttttttctaaacaaatCATTTGCTTTCATTGCTGTCGAAATCGTGTCGTTGTCGTCCTATATAAAAGACATTTTCACAGTGCAAAAGCAGCCTCTTTCGGACGGCACGAAAATGTAGGCTGTATATCGGCAGTATCAGATGCCGCCCTTGCCTCCGACCGCACGGACGAGCGCTACCAACGGGGAATAGCCGCGaacttcaaattcaaatttcgtATATCGAACGCGGacttctttttaaaattaatttggttttattttttatttttatcgttgcTTCTGGCAACGTGTAAAGACTGTTTATACTCTTTGGTGAACTTTGAAGATTATTTACGTGAAGATACGGtaagtttagtttatttatattctagaggtataaaaatatataatatcttttaaaatagtttCTTGATAGTTTAAAACGTTTGTCTATAAAGAGgttagcaaaataaaaaataggttattGGTTGCAGTTTTCGTCGtgaatatacataattttattcgCATCAATATGAATTAGGAGACGATTTTTCCTATCACGACTGTATTTTTAAACGAAGTTTTTGAAAACTTTCTTAACTATAAGATCATTGTAACATGCGAATACTTTTATGTAAGTTTTCGTAGTCACTTTGCAGCTTGTGTGCGGCGATTTCATGGTCTACGGCGCGTAGTAAATTAGCTACGCTTTTAGTGCTACGAGATGCGCTACGAGCTACGCGCGGTTTCGTAGCggatatattttactaaaatattttaaaactgtacTATTGAACTGGTtcaatttctttgaatttataaGAAGACAATATATAGAGAAATGGGATATAGCATTATCTATATTTCTATTGatcatactaaaataaaaatcgcttttacatttcaaaatacataactcactactattatttgaaaaatacagGCCCTAATGTATCCAGAAACGCTTTTACCGGCCTCCAAACACTAATGCGTTTTAAATTGTTACCTACATATTCTTTGATACAACattttttcatgaataaaatcAGGCTTTCCTACAATTATTTCAAGGTTACAAAATATGATGAATGAGAtaataatcgtttttttttgggaaaaataTGAGCGCGGTGATAGGTGCTTTTAACCCTTAATCGATTCTGTCATTACAACTAGGTACATGAGGCTCCATTACTGAACAATAAGGTTCGACAATATTGCGtgatatatttttgatgaagagtattttttcatttttaaat encodes the following:
- the LOC110376078 gene encoding uncharacterized protein LOC110376078 isoform X1, whose product is MSCGAECLSLGPPPDSILHMPPPPLPAFLASAANLTPPCRASKCPTSRNNEENSLFPGVEYHELPRHGEIQPATNDDTWFLVLITCCIAVLCIAALLALFLLKCRDWKKSHGFFLDRARGGCKSGTGKASGSNALYGGAAIDSRVLWAALTPRGTRHFVADTYPHDETEDHHYECVEPPLYKLGPPEDLAIPRHFNVEYEDPAPLIESYSDRTEEYFRNGMDTLRRGRPLVSSPTRIERPNLPPLNLQPRTLRRAPHSRRVSDANNPEKSAI
- the LOC110376078 gene encoding uncharacterized protein LOC110376078 isoform X2, with the translated sequence MSCGAECLSLGPPPDSILHMPPPPLPAFLASAANLTPPCRASKCPTSRNNEENSLFPGVEYHELPRHEPATNDDTWFLVLITCCIAVLCIAALLALFLLKCRDWKKSHGFFLDRARGGCKSGTGKASGSNALYGGAAIDSRVLWAALTPRGTRHFVADTYPHDETEDHHYECVEPPLYKLGPPEDLAIPRHFNVEYEDPAPLIESYSDRTEEYFRNGMDTLRRGRPLVSSPTRIERPNLPPLNLQPRTLRRAPHSRRVSDANNPEKSAI
- the LOC110376078 gene encoding uncharacterized protein LOC110376078 isoform X3, with product MSCGAECLSLGPPPDSILHMPPPPLPAFLASAANLTPPCRASKCPTSRNNEENSLFPGVEYHELPRHGEIQPATNDDTWFLVLITCCIAVLCIAALLALFLLKCREARGGCKSGTGKASGSNALYGGAAIDSRVLWAALTPRGTRHFVADTYPHDETEDHHYECVEPPLYKLGPPEDLAIPRHFNVEYEDPAPLIESYSDRTEEYFRNGMDTLRRGRPLVSSPTRIERPNLPPLNLQPRTLRRAPHSRRVSDANNPEKSAI
- the LOC110376078 gene encoding uncharacterized protein LOC110376078 isoform X4, with the protein product MSCGAECLSLGPPPDSILHMPPPPLPAFLASAANLTPPCRASKCPTSRNNEENSLFPGVEYHELPRHEPATNDDTWFLVLITCCIAVLCIAALLALFLLKCREARGGCKSGTGKASGSNALYGGAAIDSRVLWAALTPRGTRHFVADTYPHDETEDHHYECVEPPLYKLGPPEDLAIPRHFNVEYEDPAPLIESYSDRTEEYFRNGMDTLRRGRPLVSSPTRIERPNLPPLNLQPRTLRRAPHSRRVSDANNPEKSAI